The proteins below are encoded in one region of Amycolatopsis acidiphila:
- a CDS encoding TetR/AcrR family transcriptional regulator, translated as MTEMAPAQQRGVRLPRTERRAQLLAAAQRVFSANGYHAAAMDEIAEQAGVSKPVLYQHFPGKLDLYIALLESHVDELVGRVEQALGSTTDNKLRVQAAVGAFFGFVSNDAGAFRMVFESDLRGEPAVQEAVDRATSASVDAITETITADAGLDEAKARLLAVGLVGLSQVSARFWLTHHSTMSQEEAVALTATLAWRGIGAGFPLQQPGK; from the coding sequence ATGACGGAAATGGCGCCCGCACAGCAGCGGGGAGTGCGGCTGCCGCGCACCGAGCGGCGGGCGCAGCTGCTCGCCGCCGCGCAGCGCGTCTTCTCCGCGAACGGCTACCACGCGGCGGCTATGGACGAGATCGCCGAGCAGGCCGGGGTGTCCAAGCCCGTGCTGTACCAGCACTTCCCGGGCAAGCTCGACCTGTACATCGCGCTGCTGGAGAGCCACGTCGACGAGCTCGTCGGGCGGGTCGAGCAGGCGCTGGGTTCGACCACGGACAACAAGCTGCGCGTGCAGGCCGCGGTCGGCGCGTTCTTCGGCTTCGTGAGCAACGACGCCGGGGCGTTCCGGATGGTGTTCGAGTCGGACCTGCGTGGCGAGCCCGCGGTGCAGGAGGCGGTGGACAGGGCCACCTCGGCCAGCGTCGACGCGATCACGGAGACGATCACCGCGGACGCCGGCCTGGACGAGGCCAAGGCACGGCTGCTCGCGGTCGGGCTCGTCGGGTTGAGCCAGGTGAGCGCACGGTTCTGGCTGACCCACCACAGCACGATGAGCCAGGAGGAGGCCGTCGCCCTCACCGCGACGCTCGCCTGGCGCGGCATCGGTGCCGGCTTCCCCCTGCAGCAGCCGGGGAAGTAG